The sequence CTTGTGCTAAAGATAATTGCTCGCGCAGATATTTGCGGATTTTGGCTTTGATATTGGCGGCAGCTGAACGGGTAAAGGTGACGACGACTAGCTGGCGACGGTTATGCAGTTGGTTACGTGCGATCGCTAAAGCCGCCGCACCCGCCATCCCCGTAGATTTACCCGCACCGGGAACCGCAGAAACCGCCAGCGGGCCACCCCGCCAGTCTGCCATTTGTCTTTGTCCTTCCCGCAGACTATTACGGATAAGTTGTAAAGCTTCTTCTTTGTCAAAAGTCATTAGTATGTCTAAGTTATAAATTGGTAGGGGCGGGTTTAGCAGATAACGCTTCTATGAAACAGACAATCTCTCGGCAAAACCCGCCCCTACTTGATATGACCGCCGATCGCTAGCTTAAAATCAGAGTACAACCCACAGTGTAAAAATCCTCATGGAACTGTTGCACCAGCCGGAAGATATCGTTGCCGAACGGTATCAGATTGTCAACATTTTAGGGCAAGGTGGAACGGGGACGACTTACGAGGCCGAAGATCTGCAAACTCGTAAGCGGGTGGCGATCAAAGGGCTGTCCCTAGACCGCATGGCTGACTGGAAAGTTTTAGAATTGTTTGAAAGAGAAGCCAGCGTCCTTTCCCACTTGAATCATCCCGGCATTCCTTGTTATATAGACTATTTCCAGGTGGAAAGGCCGAATAACCATAGTTTCTACCTAGTGCAAGAATTGGCAGAGGGCCGATCGCTCTTTTCTTTGGTGCAAAGCGGATGGCACGCAACGGAAAAGGATGTTCGGCAGCTAGCTAGCCAAATTTTGGATGTTTTGAGCTACCTGCACCAACTTACCCCACCAGTTATCCACCGAGATATCAAACCTCATAACATCGTTCGGCGCGAAGACGGACAAATATTTTTAGTGGATTTTGGTTCGGTCAAAGCCACTTATCAGAATACAATTACTGCTGGCAGTACGGTAGTCGGCACTTACGGCTACATGGCACCAGAACAGTTTCGGGGACAAGCTTTCCCAGCAACCGATCTGTATGGCTTAGGAACAACTTTACTCTATGTGCTGACTCATCGATCGCCCTCGGAATTTCCTTCTCGCCAACTCAAGATTAATTTCCGCTCTCAGCTACCATTTTCATCTGAGTTCGCAGACTGGTTGGAAAAGCTGCTGGAACCCGCAGTGGAAAACCGATTTTTGTCAGCTAAGGAAGCACTCTCAGTGCTAAAGGGTGAGGGAGTTCTCGTACCGATACACCGCCGACCCGCTGGCACTCGTGTCGCCTTTACTAAAACCCAGAAGCGTTTAGTGGCAGAACTTCCCCGTAATGGATTGGGATACAGGGATGTGTACAATTTAATTTCTGCGCTGATTTCGCTGGTAATGTCATTTTTCTTCTTCTCTTTCCTGCCCTTAATTTTCTTTAGCCCATTTTTCTGGCTTTTTCCGCTTGGTGCAATTATTGTGAGTATGTTTGGGCTGGCAAAGCTCCAAGAAATCGTGTTTAAATTACTGGGTCGCACAAAACTGGAAATTGATAGGCAAAACTTCCGATTGCGATGGTCGTTATTAGGAATGTTCTACCAAGTCCAGGGACGCACCCAAGACATCGATCGCGTAGAATTGAGTAAATTTGTGCGACCGGAGGATGAGTGGTATGCCAAATTGAAAGGGGAAACTCCTCAACCAACAATAGCCTGTACCTTGGTGGAAGGAGTTCGCACCCACCGTTTCGCCTGCTGGCTAACGCCGATCGAGAAAGACTGGTTAACGCAGGAAATAGCCGCTTTCCTGAAAAAACCGCTAGCAATTCGATGAAATTCTCTCGCCATTACCTGGGTTTGGCTTTAGCTATAGTTGTGGGAACTACCCTCAGATTCTGGAATCTGGACTTCAAGCCATTGTGGTTGGATGAAGTAATTACCGCTTTGTTCACTTTGGGAAGATCTTACCATGATGTAATACTAGATGTGGTTTTTCCCGTCAACCGCCTAGAACAAATCTTTACTTTCAATCCCGCTACGAGTTGTGGGGAAATTGCCCGCACTCTTGCTACCCAGTCTACTCATCCACCCCTGTTTTTTTGTCTGATACACGCTTGGTTAAAGGCATCTCTGTTTGGTTCAGTTAAACATGGGTGGGTGTGGATATTGCGATCGCTACCGGCTTTATTTGGAGTAGGTGCGATCGCAGCCGTTTACTGGCTCAATAGAGTTGCCTTTTCCCCAAAAGCCGGACTAATGGCAGCTGCTTTAATGGCTGTCTCTCCCTTTGGCGTCTACATTTCCCAAGAGGCACGTCATTACACCCTTCCGGTACTGCTGATTACGTTATCTTTATCAGCACTGATCCAAATTCAGCAAGACCTTCAGCGACAGAAATTGCGATCGCTTGTTTGCTTAAGTTGGGTAGCATTTAACACCATTGGTTTATACGTCCACTACTTTTTTATCATTGCCTTACTCGCTCAGCTAGCTACCATACTGGTGTTTATTTATAACGCAAAAATTAAAAGTCTTCGTTTTCGGCTTTTGGCTTTTGGCTTTTGGCTTTTACCTTTTATCTTCTTCATCCCGTGGTTGCCAGTGTTATTGGGGCATTTTGGGCGTCCCGAAACCAGTTGGGTACCGCCGCCAGAGAATATTGCGCCTCTATACCAAACCCTGGCGGCTTGGTTGCTGATGGTGATTGCCTTACCTGTAGAAAACCAACCTCTGTGGATTGCGATTCCTCTCAGTTTGCTGATGCTTGTGTTTGGCAGTTGGCTGGGATGGTACGCCTTTCAAGGGGTGAGACAATTATGGCGCAATTCGGCAACTCATCTGGCTACCTTGACTCTGGGGATTTTTATCCTTTTTGTGTTGTTGCAATTTTTCGCGATCGTATATCTGTTGGGTAAGGATATCACTATTGCTCCCCGCTATAACTTTGTCTATTACCCAGCTATCTGCGCTTTACTGGGAGCCAGTCTCGTCAGTAAGGGAGCGGGGGAGCGGGGGAGTGGGAAACGATCGGCAATTACCGATCGTCAATTTGCGATCGTCACTGTTTTATTGGTTGGGATTATCAGCTGTGTTTTTGTCGTTCATGATTGGGCTTTTCAAAAGCCATATAATCCCCAGCGAGTCGCGCAAGATATGCTAAGCGAGCCAGCTTCTCCGCTTATGGTTGTGATGGGATACGACGATTCTCAGGATATGGCTTTGGGACTTAGCTTTGCTTTAGCGATTCATAAATTTGATTCAGATAAATGTAAGATAACTGCAGAAGCTTGTCCAAAATTTGCTTTTTTTAATCGATCTTCTGGCTACGATTCAGTTTGGCAAAACTTATCCCAACTACCTACACCATCAACACTTCCGCTTTCTTTGTGGGTAGTTGCCCCAGGACTCAGACGCCGTGACTATCCTCCGCAGCTAGCACTTTCTAGCCAAGCAACTTGCACTATTGACCCCGACGAGTACCACCGCATTGGTATTCCCTATCAGCTTTATCGTTGTCAATAGTCGATCGCACTTCTTAAATTAACTAAAACTCAACCAGCTAAAAACTGTTTCCACCGTTAATTCTAACTCTATTCCCTTGAGAATCTGC comes from Argonema galeatum A003/A1 and encodes:
- a CDS encoding serine/threonine protein kinase, yielding MELLHQPEDIVAERYQIVNILGQGGTGTTYEAEDLQTRKRVAIKGLSLDRMADWKVLELFEREASVLSHLNHPGIPCYIDYFQVERPNNHSFYLVQELAEGRSLFSLVQSGWHATEKDVRQLASQILDVLSYLHQLTPPVIHRDIKPHNIVRREDGQIFLVDFGSVKATYQNTITAGSTVVGTYGYMAPEQFRGQAFPATDLYGLGTTLLYVLTHRSPSEFPSRQLKINFRSQLPFSSEFADWLEKLLEPAVENRFLSAKEALSVLKGEGVLVPIHRRPAGTRVAFTKTQKRLVAELPRNGLGYRDVYNLISALISLVMSFFFFSFLPLIFFSPFFWLFPLGAIIVSMFGLAKLQEIVFKLLGRTKLEIDRQNFRLRWSLLGMFYQVQGRTQDIDRVELSKFVRPEDEWYAKLKGETPQPTIACTLVEGVRTHRFACWLTPIEKDWLTQEIAAFLKKPLAIR
- a CDS encoding glycosyltransferase family 39 protein, whose translation is MKFSRHYLGLALAIVVGTTLRFWNLDFKPLWLDEVITALFTLGRSYHDVILDVVFPVNRLEQIFTFNPATSCGEIARTLATQSTHPPLFFCLIHAWLKASLFGSVKHGWVWILRSLPALFGVGAIAAVYWLNRVAFSPKAGLMAAALMAVSPFGVYISQEARHYTLPVLLITLSLSALIQIQQDLQRQKLRSLVCLSWVAFNTIGLYVHYFFIIALLAQLATILVFIYNAKIKSLRFRLLAFGFWLLPFIFFIPWLPVLLGHFGRPETSWVPPPENIAPLYQTLAAWLLMVIALPVENQPLWIAIPLSLLMLVFGSWLGWYAFQGVRQLWRNSATHLATLTLGIFILFVLLQFFAIVYLLGKDITIAPRYNFVYYPAICALLGASLVSKGAGERGSGKRSAITDRQFAIVTVLLVGIISCVFVVHDWAFQKPYNPQRVAQDMLSEPASPLMVVMGYDDSQDMALGLSFALAIHKFDSDKCKITAEACPKFAFFNRSSGYDSVWQNLSQLPTPSTLPLSLWVVAPGLRRRDYPPQLALSSQATCTIDPDEYHRIGIPYQLYRCQ